GGCCACAGACGTGACTGAGATCGAGATCGGGCGCGGCAAGCGCGGGCGGCGGGCGTACGCCTTCGACGACATCGCCGTCGTCCCCAGCCGCCGTACGCGGGACCCGAAGGAGGTCTCGATCGCCTGGCAGATCGACGCCTACCGATTCGACCTGCCCTTCCTGGCCGCCCCCATGGACTCCATCGTCTCCCCGGCCACCGCGATCCGCATCGGTGAGCTGGGCGGCCTCGGCGTGCTCAACCTCGAAGGGCTCTGGACGCGCTACGAGGACCCGCAGCCGCTGCTCGACGAGATCGCCGAGCTGCCCACCGAGGCCGCCACCCGCCGCCTCCAGGAGATCTACGCGGCCCCCATCAAGGAGGAGCTGATCGGCGCGCGCCTCAAGGAGGTGCGCGACTCCGGTGTGGTCACGGCCGCCGCGCTCTCCCCGCAGCGCACCGCCCAGTTCTCCAAGGCGGTCGTCGACGCGGGCGTGGACATCTTCGTCATCCGCGGTACGACGGTCTCCGCCGAGCACGTCTCGGGCGCGCACGAGCCGCTGAACCTGAAGCAGTTCATCTACGAGCTGGACGTCCCGGTGATCGTCGGCGGCTGCGCCACCTACACCGCCGCCCTGCACCTGATGCGCACCGGCGCGGCCGGCGTCCTGGTCGGCTTCGGCGGCGGCGCCGCGCACACCACGCGCAACGTCCTGGGCATCCGGGTGCCGATGGCCACCGCCGTCGCCGACGTGGCGGCGGCCCGCCGCGACTACATGGACGAGTCGGGCGGCCGCTACGTGCACGTGATCGCGGACGGCGGCGTCGGCTGGTCGGGCGACCTGCCCAAGGCCATCGCCTGCGGCGCGGACGCCGTGATGATGGGCTCCCCGCTGGCCCGCGCCACCGACGCGCCGGGCAAGGGGCACCACTGGGGCATGGAGGCGGTCAACGAGGAGCTGCCGCGCGGCAAGAAGGTCGACCTCGGCACCGTCGGGACCATAGAGGAGGTCCTCGCGGGTCCGTCGCACACGCCGGACGGCTCGATGAACTTCTTCGGAGCGCTGCGGCGTGCCATGGCCACGACCGGCTACAGCGAGCTGAAGGAGTTCCAGCGGGTCGAGGTGACGGTCGCGGACAGCCAGCACATGCGGTAGCCGCCGACCCGGCCGCGAACGCCGGAGGGCCCGTCCACGATCTGTGGACGGGCCCTCCGGCGTGTCCGGTCGGCGGTCGTGCTGGTGCTGGTGTTGCGAGTGGTGCTGGTGGGGCCAGTGGGTTCTGTGGTCTGTCGGGGACGGTGGTGCGGCGGTCAGAGTCGGTGGGCCGCGCCCGTCGGGGTGGTGCCCCGGGTGTCCAGGAGGAGCTGCGCCTTCACCGACAGGCCCTGGAGGTCGTACGTGCGGTGGTGCTGGAGCAGGATCGTGAGATCGGCGTCGGCGGCCGCCTCGTAGAGGGAGTCCACGCGCGGCACCGGGCGGTCGAGGACGCTCCACGACGGGACGTGCGGGTCGTGGTAGCTGACCGCGGCGCCCAGCTCCGTCAGCCGGACGGCGATCTCCCGCGCGGGGGTGCCCTGCTGGTCGGCGAGGTCGGGTTTGTAGGTGACGCCGAGGAGCAGCACGCGCGCGCCCCTGGCCGACTTGCCGTGCTCGTTGAGCAGGGCGGCGGCGCGCTGGACGACGTAGCGGGGCATCTGGCTGTTGACCTGCTCGGCCAGCTCGACCAGGCGCAGGGAGCGGCCGGTGCCGCCGGTCAGGTTCTGCGGGACGGCGTGCCCGCCGACGCCGGGACCAGGCCGGAAGGCCTGGAAGCCGAACGGCTTGGTCTCCGCGCAGCGGATGACGTCCCAGAGGTCGACGCCGAGGTCGTGGCAGAGCACCGCCATCTCGTTGACCAGGGCGATGTTGACGTGCCGCACATTGGTCTCCAGGAGCTGCACGGTCTCCGCCTCGCGCAGTCCGCGCGCGCGGACCACCTTGTCGGTGAGCCGGCCGTAGAACGCGGCGGCCGACTCCGTGCACGCGGGCGTGAGGCCGCCGATCACCTTGGGCGTGTTGCCCGGGGTGAACTCCCGGTTGCCCGGATCCACCCGGTTGGGTGAGTAGGCGAGATGGAAGTCGCGGCCCGCGACCAGGCCCGAGCCGGCCTCCAGGAGGGGGCGCAGG
The sequence above is a segment of the Streptomyces griseoviridis genome. Coding sequences within it:
- a CDS encoding GuaB3 family IMP dehydrogenase-related protein; its protein translation is MTEIEIGRGKRGRRAYAFDDIAVVPSRRTRDPKEVSIAWQIDAYRFDLPFLAAPMDSIVSPATAIRIGELGGLGVLNLEGLWTRYEDPQPLLDEIAELPTEAATRRLQEIYAAPIKEELIGARLKEVRDSGVVTAAALSPQRTAQFSKAVVDAGVDIFVIRGTTVSAEHVSGAHEPLNLKQFIYELDVPVIVGGCATYTAALHLMRTGAAGVLVGFGGGAAHTTRNVLGIRVPMATAVADVAAARRDYMDESGGRYVHVIADGGVGWSGDLPKAIACGADAVMMGSPLARATDAPGKGHHWGMEAVNEELPRGKKVDLGTVGTIEEVLAGPSHTPDGSMNFFGALRRAMATTGYSELKEFQRVEVTVADSQHMR
- a CDS encoding nucleotide sugar dehydrogenase codes for the protein MPADLAVIGLGPFGLPLAQAAVAAGISTLGYRTGPEPGSLSPAELRRMLSGGFRHATGPAELGRVRTAVICAPTPRAADGALDLSQVEAAARTLAERMRPHTTVILESPVHPGTTENFLRPLLEAGSGLVAGRDFHLAYSPNRVDPGNREFTPGNTPKVIGGLTPACTESAAAFYGRLTDKVVRARGLREAETVQLLETNVRHVNIALVNEMAVLCHDLGVDLWDVIRCAETKPFGFQAFRPGPGVGGHAVPQNLTGGTGRSLRLVELAEQVNSQMPRYVVQRAAALLNEHGKSARGARVLLLGVTYKPDLADQQGTPAREIAVRLTELGAAVSYHDPHVPSWSVLDRPVPRVDSLYEAAADADLTILLQHHRTYDLQGLSVKAQLLLDTRGTTPTGAAHRL